In a single window of the Anaerotruncus rubiinfantis genome:
- the dctP gene encoding TRAP transporter substrate-binding protein DctP — translation MKNFTQMSCAVLLIAILVLTGCSGGNASSSTLPASPAPSSSASESVSDAPKGAEFNLRIGLNGSEEHVFVQGVRMIEKKIEEKSNGRIQVEVFPNSVLGAEREMIEQTIMGSIEMAVVAADGATPAWVPDTQIFTVPYLFTSIEEARNAADNFLLDYLEPGFESEGLRNFGFFELGFRHFTNNKRAISKAEDMKGLVIRVQESPAWQTLMERLGSTPTPLAVNELYGALQQGVVDGQENPLSTIVAQKFYEVQKHLVLDGHTYCAGAILMNLNFYNGLSDADKELITSCIDEAIAEQRGLVEQKDAEYLQICKDNGMEIVENPDLDSFKAATANFGETEAVKALFDTSLIGKVQEFLAANS, via the coding sequence ATGAAGAATTTTACTCAGATGTCCTGCGCGGTTCTTTTGATCGCGATTCTTGTTTTGACCGGCTGCTCCGGTGGCAACGCTTCCTCCAGTACGCTTCCAGCTTCCCCAGCCCCGTCTTCTAGCGCTTCGGAGTCTGTGTCCGACGCGCCGAAAGGCGCGGAATTCAACCTGCGTATCGGCCTCAACGGTTCTGAGGAGCATGTATTTGTGCAGGGTGTGCGCATGATTGAGAAAAAAATTGAAGAAAAAAGCAATGGTCGGATCCAAGTGGAGGTTTTTCCCAATAGCGTACTCGGCGCGGAGCGGGAAATGATCGAACAAACCATCATGGGCAGCATTGAGATGGCGGTTGTCGCAGCAGACGGCGCGACTCCGGCATGGGTGCCGGACACCCAGATATTTACGGTGCCCTACCTGTTTACATCGATCGAAGAGGCGCGTAATGCCGCCGATAACTTCCTGCTTGATTACCTTGAGCCTGGCTTTGAATCGGAAGGGCTACGCAATTTCGGCTTTTTTGAACTGGGATTCCGGCATTTCACCAACAACAAGCGTGCCATCTCCAAAGCGGAGGATATGAAGGGCCTTGTTATCCGTGTGCAGGAGTCCCCCGCTTGGCAGACGCTGATGGAACGGCTTGGCTCCACCCCGACCCCGCTGGCAGTCAATGAGCTGTATGGTGCTTTGCAGCAAGGCGTTGTGGACGGACAGGAAAATCCCCTGAGCACGATCGTCGCACAGAAATTCTATGAGGTTCAGAAGCACCTCGTTCTTGACGGCCATACCTACTGCGCCGGTGCGATTCTGATGAATCTCAATTTCTATAATGGGCTTTCAGATGCTGATAAAGAGCTGATTACAAGCTGTATTGATGAAGCAATCGCCGAGCAGCGCGGCCTCGTTGAGCAGAAGGACGCGGAATATTTGCAGATTTGTAAGGACAACGGTATGGAGATTGTCGAAAATCCGGATCTCGACAGCTTCAAGGCTGCGACGGCGAACTTCGGCGAAACCGAAGCGGTCAAGGCGCTTTTTGACACCTCGCTGATCGGGAAAGTCCAGGAATTCCTTGCGGCAAATTCATAA
- a CDS encoding NADH-quinone oxidoreductase subunit NuoE family protein, which yields MGNTTNFDKAEEILQAHGKKESALIAIMQDIQAEYRYLPPDILEYIAKGLGIGVAKVYSVATFYENFSLEPKGKYVIRICDGTACHVRKSIPILEALRKELGLSDKKHTTDDQVFTVETVSCLGACGLAPVLTVNDKVHPAMTPDKARELLKELKEEDAGNA from the coding sequence ATGGGAAACACAACCAATTTTGACAAGGCTGAAGAAATTCTTCAGGCGCATGGAAAAAAGGAATCCGCCCTGATTGCGATCATGCAGGATATCCAGGCGGAATACCGCTATCTGCCGCCCGATATTCTCGAGTACATTGCAAAGGGGCTGGGCATCGGTGTGGCGAAGGTGTACAGCGTCGCCACCTTCTACGAGAATTTTTCGCTTGAACCAAAGGGCAAATACGTCATCCGCATCTGCGACGGCACCGCCTGCCATGTGCGCAAGTCGATTCCGATCCTGGAAGCGCTGCGCAAGGAACTGGGCCTCTCGGATAAGAAACACACCACCGATGACCAGGTTTTTACGGTGGAAACCGTCTCCTGCCTGGGCGCCTGCGGGCTTGCGCCGGTTTTGACGGTGAACGACAAAGTTCATCCCGCCATGACGCCGGACAAAGCGCGGGAGCTGCTGAAAGAACTCAAAGAGGAGGACGCGGGAAATGCCTAA
- a CDS encoding TRAP transporter large permease has translation MFMILILFIVFFLGLPIGFALGIVSTVQIVQMGVSMNMVTQRLFSGIDSTTLTAVLLFTLAGSLMMKGGMSDRLISFADALVGHLPSGMAMVSVLACMFFAALTGAAVAAAAAIGGIMIPVMLEKGYDKGFTSSLLATASSIGPIIPPSIPLLIYGVIASCSVAKLFIGGIIPGILMGVSLMAVSYFVGKKRGYIGRPKRATAKEIFTAAKSAVFALLIPVIILGGIMSGIFTATESASIAVVYALLIGIFIYKTLPLREILASLIDASKTTGMVLLVVGFASLFTWVISMQMLPARLTELMSSVIHSKYLFLLVVNVILLIAGTFIDTTSAVLIFSPLFLPMAQSFGIDPIHLGVVIAVNLSIGMCTPPLGVCLFVTSGITQLPLKGMFRDLIPQLAALVIVLLIITYFPWTVTALPALVA, from the coding sequence ATGTTTATGATCCTCATTCTGTTTATTGTCTTTTTCCTCGGACTGCCAATCGGCTTTGCGCTCGGAATTGTATCCACCGTGCAGATCGTTCAGATGGGCGTATCGATGAACATGGTCACCCAGCGGCTTTTTTCCGGGATCGATAGCACCACATTGACTGCAGTTCTGCTCTTTACGCTGGCAGGGTCTCTGATGATGAAGGGCGGTATGTCCGACCGACTGATCAGCTTTGCTGACGCACTTGTGGGGCATTTGCCGAGCGGTATGGCAATGGTGAGCGTGCTGGCCTGTATGTTTTTCGCGGCGCTGACCGGCGCTGCGGTGGCTGCTGCCGCAGCAATCGGCGGAATCATGATTCCGGTCATGTTAGAAAAAGGCTATGATAAGGGATTTACCTCCTCGCTTCTGGCAACGGCCAGTTCGATTGGTCCGATTATTCCGCCGAGCATTCCCCTACTGATCTACGGAGTGATCGCAAGCTGTTCGGTGGCAAAGCTTTTCATTGGAGGGATCATCCCCGGTATCCTGATGGGGGTTTCCTTGATGGCTGTTAGCTACTTTGTCGGAAAAAAAAGAGGTTATATCGGACGACCGAAGCGTGCGACGGCAAAAGAGATTTTCACAGCAGCTAAAAGTGCTGTTTTTGCGCTGCTCATTCCGGTAATTATTCTGGGCGGAATTATGTCCGGTATTTTTACTGCTACCGAATCCGCTTCTATTGCAGTGGTTTATGCTCTGCTCATCGGCATCTTTATCTACAAGACCCTGCCTTTACGTGAGATTCTCGCGTCGCTGATAGATGCCTCGAAAACCACCGGAATGGTGCTGCTGGTCGTCGGCTTTGCCTCTCTCTTCACTTGGGTGATCAGCATGCAGATGCTTCCCGCCCGGCTCACCGAACTTATGAGTTCAGTCATCCATTCAAAATATCTGTTCCTTCTGGTGGTCAATGTGATCTTGCTGATTGCAGGCACTTTCATCGATACGACCAGTGCAGTGCTGATCTTCTCGCCGCTCTTTTTGCCGATGGCGCAGAGTTTCGGGATTGATCCAATCCATCTTGGTGTTGTAATTGCAGTAAATCTAAGTATCGGTATGTGCACCCCCCCACTCGGGGTCTGTCTGTTCGTCACCAGCGGAATCACACAGCTCCCGCTCAAAGGGATGTTCCGGGATCTTATCCCACAGCTGGCCGCATTGGTGATCGTGCTGCTGATTATCACTTATTTCCCATGGACGGTTACAGCGTTGCCGGCACTGGTTGCCTGA
- a CDS encoding [Fe-Fe] hydrogenase large subunit C-terminal domain-containing protein codes for MEILKLKKANCKNCYKCVRGCPVKAIEVKNHQAQVILQDCIYCGNCILVCPQQAKVVRSDIQAVESAIAGGKTVVASVAPAFIASYPVDGFDAFAQALRALGFAGARETAEGAYLVKSRYEQLVRERRGQLLISSCCPTVVKLIQTRFPKALRHLAPVLSPMQAHAKLLKTQDPDAVVVFIGPCISKKDECEQFPDGADYALTFDELNDWMQARGISFPSLSAESAPRRSRFFPESGGILKSMEQENGCHYLAVDGLQNCMEVLEEIGKGRLSDCFVEMSACSGSCIGGPCAGGKKEALASRIRVEAFAGGGRTDDFDLPDSPALEKSIPDLEVICIPPSEQEITAILQKMGKHRPEDELNCGTCGYATCREKAAAVHFGRAEISMCLPYMKERAESVSLQVIDAVPSAIVTVNTDLTIQELNRAAGAVFGLLRPQELIGAPVSRILNEFDFVKAITSESGRFSQKVFLPEYQKYLEQEFLYDKGIGICICIMKDVTEAELENEKIMDVKLSAARITDEIIEKQLRTVHEIASLLGETAAETQVALTDLKEAILLEGHRK; via the coding sequence ATGGAAATCCTGAAGCTGAAAAAAGCCAACTGCAAAAATTGCTATAAATGCGTCCGCGGCTGTCCAGTGAAGGCCATCGAAGTGAAAAACCACCAGGCACAGGTCATCCTGCAGGATTGTATCTACTGCGGCAATTGTATCCTGGTATGTCCACAGCAGGCCAAGGTGGTGCGCAGCGATATCCAAGCGGTCGAAAGCGCGATCGCAGGCGGCAAAACCGTCGTTGCAAGCGTAGCGCCCGCTTTTATCGCAAGCTATCCGGTCGACGGATTTGACGCCTTTGCGCAGGCGCTGCGCGCGCTGGGCTTTGCCGGCGCGCGGGAGACAGCCGAAGGGGCATATCTGGTGAAGTCCCGCTATGAACAGCTTGTGCGCGAACGCCGCGGTCAGCTGCTCATTTCTTCCTGCTGCCCGACGGTTGTAAAGCTCATCCAAACGCGTTTTCCCAAGGCTTTGCGGCATCTCGCGCCGGTTCTCTCTCCGATGCAGGCGCACGCCAAACTCCTGAAAACGCAGGACCCGGATGCGGTGGTCGTATTCATCGGGCCCTGCATCTCCAAGAAGGACGAATGCGAGCAATTCCCGGACGGAGCGGATTACGCGCTCACTTTTGATGAGCTGAACGACTGGATGCAGGCGCGCGGGATCTCCTTTCCATCCCTTTCCGCAGAAAGCGCCCCGCGCCGTTCCCGTTTCTTCCCGGAAAGCGGCGGCATTCTGAAGAGCATGGAACAGGAAAACGGCTGCCACTATCTTGCGGTGGACGGCCTGCAAAACTGCATGGAGGTGCTCGAAGAGATCGGAAAGGGCCGTCTTTCCGATTGTTTTGTCGAGATGAGCGCCTGCAGCGGCAGCTGTATCGGAGGGCCCTGCGCGGGCGGGAAAAAGGAGGCGCTCGCCTCGCGTATCCGGGTGGAGGCGTTTGCCGGCGGCGGACGGACAGATGATTTCGACCTGCCTGATTCCCCGGCGCTTGAAAAGAGCATCCCCGATCTGGAGGTGATCTGTATCCCGCCGAGCGAGCAGGAGATCACCGCGATCCTCCAGAAGATGGGCAAGCACCGTCCGGAGGACGAACTCAACTGCGGCACCTGCGGATATGCTACCTGCCGGGAAAAGGCGGCCGCGGTTCATTTTGGCCGGGCAGAGATCAGCATGTGCCTGCCCTATATGAAGGAACGCGCGGAGTCGGTCTCCCTCCAGGTGATTGACGCGGTTCCAAGCGCAATTGTCACGGTCAATACCGATCTCACCATACAGGAGCTCAACCGTGCGGCCGGAGCGGTTTTCGGCCTGCTTCGTCCACAGGAGCTGATCGGCGCGCCGGTTTCCCGCATTCTCAACGAGTTCGACTTTGTCAAGGCGATCACTTCGGAAAGCGGGCGCTTTTCCCAGAAAGTCTTCCTGCCCGAATATCAAAAATATCTGGAGCAGGAGTTCCTGTACGATAAGGGCATCGGAATCTGCATCTGTATCATGAAGGATGTCACCGAAGCCGAACTGGAAAACGAAAAAATCATGGACGTCAAGCTGAGCGCCGCGCGCATTACTGATGAGATCATTGAAAAGCAGCTGCGCACCGTTCATGAAATTGCTTCCCTGCTGGGTGAAACGGCCGCCGAGACCCAAGTGGCGCTGACCGACCTCAAGGAGGCAATTCTGCTGGAGGGGCACAGAAAATGA
- a CDS encoding amidohydrolase family protein, with the protein MSILLKNANLVDVCNKQTLLGFDLFIDKNRICKIGRELRCEAEETYDLDGRWVMPGLINMHEHQSYKRLIGPLYGPSGACTNLKGTDLGIRGVRTALFSLKCGITTICEMGSLCGLSYSMRSAIENGVIPGPRMFISGQHFTTTGGHAYELAAEVDTPEEMVKAVRGTIKQGVDWIKLLCSHEPVVDGNDGPICAEMSEELISVAVTEAHARQKKVAVHVMGELELQRVINAGVDAVHHGAFLTLKQARQMKEKGIAFVSTISAYRNTSSPAFERGEQWARENLILRPGFESALKNAMQADVLIAPGTDSLGDLVDELIFMHRFGMGRMECLRSATLNGAQILGQEQYLGSLTEGKLADLVVLEADPSENLENLRRVMWVMKDGLIYHLPNLSLEHMNPRWLLESAPMV; encoded by the coding sequence ATGTCAATCCTCTTGAAAAATGCCAATCTTGTGGATGTCTGCAACAAGCAGACACTCCTGGGTTTCGACCTGTTCATCGATAAGAACAGGATTTGTAAAATTGGCCGTGAACTTCGCTGCGAAGCGGAGGAAACCTATGATCTGGACGGCAGATGGGTGATGCCGGGGCTAATCAATATGCACGAGCATCAGTCCTATAAACGGCTGATCGGCCCGCTTTACGGCCCGAGCGGCGCCTGCACCAATCTGAAGGGCACCGATCTTGGAATTCGCGGTGTGCGTACCGCACTTTTCTCGCTCAAATGTGGGATTACAACCATCTGTGAGATGGGCTCCCTTTGCGGACTGAGCTATTCGATGCGCAGTGCGATTGAAAACGGGGTGATCCCTGGCCCCAGAATGTTTATTTCAGGACAGCACTTTACCACGACTGGCGGACATGCCTATGAGCTGGCCGCAGAGGTGGATACTCCGGAAGAGATGGTAAAGGCGGTACGCGGAACGATTAAACAGGGCGTCGACTGGATCAAGCTGCTCTGTTCCCATGAACCGGTTGTCGACGGCAATGATGGTCCCATCTGCGCGGAAATGAGCGAGGAACTGATTTCTGTAGCAGTTACCGAGGCACACGCGCGGCAGAAAAAAGTTGCCGTTCATGTGATGGGTGAGCTCGAACTCCAACGGGTGATCAATGCCGGCGTGGATGCCGTCCACCATGGGGCCTTTCTGACACTTAAACAGGCTCGCCAGATGAAAGAAAAAGGCATAGCGTTCGTATCTACCATCAGCGCCTACCGAAACACATCGAGCCCCGCTTTTGAACGAGGGGAACAGTGGGCAAGGGAAAATCTCATTTTACGCCCAGGCTTTGAATCGGCATTGAAAAATGCGATGCAGGCGGATGTGCTGATTGCCCCAGGCACCGATTCTCTTGGGGATTTGGTGGACGAACTGATTTTTATGCACCGTTTTGGCATGGGCCGAATGGAATGCCTGCGGTCGGCAACCCTGAATGGCGCACAAATTCTCGGGCAGGAGCAGTATCTTGGCAGTCTCACCGAAGGAAAGCTTGCCGATCTGGTCGTATTGGAGGCCGACCCCAGCGAGAATCTCGAAAACCTGCGCAGGGTTATGTGGGTGATGAAAGATGGATTAATTTATCATTTGCCGAATCTCTCACTGGAACATATGAATCCTCGTTGGTTGCTTGAATCTGCGCCAATGGTATGA
- a CDS encoding PP2C family protein-serine/threonine phosphatase, whose amino-acid sequence MKDLFMEGGYVSINKHDQPVCGDFYTTVKTENGTTIVLSDGLGSGVKANILATLTAKILSTMMARKLPISQCIRTMADTLPVCKVRKMAYSTFTILQLDDNRTEAYLAQFDNPPAILLRAGKNFDYERSRRIIGGKEISESVLRLAAGDFLILFSDGVTNAGLGKTMLDGWPREDIIKHLEDCYAPDLSPQRMAATLAEACMDLDLGSPDDDITIIVYKLRKRQAVNVLIGPPAHREDDESVMRMFFSKEGRHIVCGGTTAQAASRYLRAPVVPLPDTGTEEIPAAASIKGIDLVTEGVITLGKVLEIAQEYTAGTRVAFEIKNRTDGASLLARMLFEEATDINLFVGRAENKAHERLDAEIGFPAKMGIIKQIQECLLHMGKNVKLSMC is encoded by the coding sequence ATGAAGGATCTCTTCATGGAGGGCGGCTATGTCAGCATCAATAAACACGACCAGCCGGTCTGTGGCGATTTTTATACCACTGTCAAAACAGAAAACGGTACGACCATCGTACTTTCGGATGGGCTTGGCAGCGGAGTCAAAGCCAATATTCTCGCAACGCTGACCGCGAAAATCCTCAGTACGATGATGGCGCGCAAGCTGCCAATCTCCCAGTGTATCCGCACCATGGCCGACACCCTCCCGGTTTGCAAGGTGCGTAAAATGGCTTATTCGACCTTTACCATCCTGCAGCTGGATGACAACCGTACCGAAGCCTATCTCGCGCAGTTTGACAACCCGCCCGCAATCCTGCTGCGCGCGGGGAAAAACTTCGATTACGAGCGCAGCCGCCGGATTATCGGCGGCAAGGAGATTTCCGAAAGCGTCCTGCGGCTGGCAGCCGGAGACTTTCTTATCCTTTTTTCGGATGGGGTAACCAACGCGGGGCTCGGAAAAACGATGCTCGACGGCTGGCCGCGCGAAGATATTATCAAACATCTGGAGGACTGCTACGCGCCGGACCTCTCTCCACAGCGGATGGCCGCCACATTGGCCGAAGCCTGCATGGATCTCGATCTTGGCTCGCCGGACGACGACATCACCATCATCGTCTACAAGCTGCGGAAACGGCAGGCGGTCAACGTCCTCATCGGCCCGCCCGCGCATAGAGAGGATGACGAAAGCGTGATGCGCATGTTCTTTTCAAAGGAGGGACGGCATATTGTCTGCGGCGGCACCACCGCACAGGCGGCCAGCCGGTATCTGCGCGCGCCGGTTGTTCCGCTGCCGGATACCGGCACCGAGGAGATCCCCGCGGCCGCTTCGATCAAAGGCATCGACCTTGTGACCGAAGGGGTCATCACCCTTGGCAAAGTGCTCGAAATCGCACAGGAATACACCGCCGGAACCCGGGTGGCCTTTGAAATCAAGAACCGGACCGACGGCGCGTCGCTTCTCGCGCGGATGCTCTTCGAGGAGGCCACCGACATCAATCTTTTTGTGGGGCGCGCGGAAAACAAGGCCCACGAGCGGTTGGATGCAGAAATCGGTTTCCCCGCGAAAATGGGGATCATCAAACAGATTCAGGAGTGTCTGCTCCATATGGGTAAAAATGTTAAACTCAGCATGTGCTGA
- a CDS encoding (2Fe-2S) ferredoxin domain-containing protein, which produces MKVLICIGSACHVNGSYRVRERFAELVRQNHLEDRVQLGSSICLGHCDQGVSIQVDGRLITGVTPENAESVFENHILKEAG; this is translated from the coding sequence GTGAAAGTTCTAATCTGTATTGGCAGCGCCTGTCATGTCAACGGCTCCTACCGCGTCCGCGAACGTTTTGCCGAGCTGGTCCGGCAAAATCATCTCGAGGACCGCGTCCAGCTCGGGTCAAGCATCTGCCTGGGACATTGCGACCAGGGCGTCAGCATCCAGGTGGACGGCCGGCTCATCACCGGCGTCACGCCCGAAAACGCCGAAAGCGTCTTTGAAAATCACATTCTGAAGGAAGCGGGCTGA
- a CDS encoding TRAP transporter small permease yields MKYLNFALDILLKAVMAASTASVLIVSFIQIISRFVAQMSIGWSADVLRLSFIYAVFSGAAYCAKKNEHINLDILLSLLPVRKRMICETVILSVVTVFCAVLTKFGYVYTLSGLRQSAPFLPISMAVYYAALPLCTGIMTFYYLQLIIKNFCYLCKKQGGESACL; encoded by the coding sequence ATGAAATATCTGAATTTCGCATTGGATATCCTTTTGAAAGCGGTTATGGCAGCCAGCACCGCCAGTGTCCTGATCGTTTCGTTTATACAGATTATTTCGCGCTTTGTTGCGCAGATGTCGATTGGCTGGAGCGCAGATGTTTTGCGCTTGTCCTTTATCTATGCAGTTTTCAGCGGCGCAGCATACTGCGCGAAAAAGAACGAACACATCAATCTGGATATTCTCCTTTCGCTACTGCCTGTACGCAAACGCATGATCTGTGAAACAGTGATCCTATCGGTCGTCACGGTTTTCTGCGCTGTCCTTACCAAATTTGGCTACGTCTATACTCTATCGGGGCTTCGGCAGTCCGCGCCTTTTCTGCCAATTTCAATGGCAGTCTATTATGCGGCGCTTCCGCTTTGTACCGGTATTATGACCTTTTACTATCTGCAATTGATCATCAAAAACTTCTGCTACCTTTGTAAAAAGCAAGGAGGAGAAAGCGCATGTTTATGA
- the nuoF gene encoding NADH-quinone oxidoreductase subunit NuoF yields the protein MPKVNTYAELSELRGFAQRSLGMQKKQVLICAGTGCVAGGSLVIYDRIKKACEERGLDVCVELRHEPHGENIGLKKSGCHGFCEMGPLLKIEPLDVLYIKVKPDDCEEIIEKSVIGDEVIDRLLYKLEGRTYPSQHEIPFYKKQTRLVLHNCGQNDAEDVLEYIAKGGYEAFAKALSSMTGEEICKQISESNLRGRGGGGFPTGRKWEQVRRQKEPVKYVVCNGDEGDPGAFMDRSIMEGDPHKMLEGMMIAGYATGAQEGYIYVRAEYPLAVNRLKTAIRKAKELGLLGENILGSGFSFELHINQGAGAFVCGEGSALTASIEGNRGMPRVKPPRTVEQGLFGKPTVLNNVETFANVPMIILNGADWFKSIGPENSPGTKAFALTGNVNNTGLIEVPMGTTLREVIFDIGGGVKNGRDFKAVQIGGPSGGCLTKEHLDLPMDFDSLKKVGAMVGSGGLVVMDDKTCMVEVSRFFMNFTQNESCGKCVPCREGTKRMLEILERIVHGNGTPEDLDLLDELAETISKTALCGLGKTAAFPVQSTLKYFKDEYLAHVVDKRCPAGDCQALKVYTIDPEKCKGCSKCARGCPVNAITGKIKEPFVIDRNKCIKCGACVDTCPFGAIKEA from the coding sequence ATGCCTAAGGTCAATACATACGCCGAGCTTTCTGAACTGCGCGGGTTTGCGCAGCGTTCGCTCGGCATGCAGAAAAAACAGGTGCTCATCTGTGCCGGTACCGGCTGCGTCGCGGGCGGTTCGCTGGTCATTTACGACCGGATCAAAAAAGCCTGTGAGGAGCGCGGGCTTGACGTCTGTGTCGAACTGCGCCACGAGCCCCACGGCGAAAATATCGGGCTCAAAAAGAGCGGCTGCCATGGATTCTGCGAGATGGGCCCGCTGCTGAAGATCGAGCCGCTGGACGTGCTCTACATCAAGGTGAAACCGGACGACTGTGAAGAGATCATCGAAAAATCGGTGATCGGCGACGAGGTGATCGACCGCCTGCTTTATAAGCTGGAAGGCAGGACCTATCCAAGTCAGCATGAGATCCCGTTTTATAAAAAACAGACCCGCCTCGTGCTGCATAACTGCGGACAGAACGACGCGGAGGACGTGCTCGAATACATCGCCAAAGGCGGCTATGAAGCTTTCGCAAAGGCGCTTTCCTCGATGACCGGCGAGGAGATCTGCAAGCAGATCTCCGAATCGAATCTGCGCGGCCGCGGCGGCGGCGGGTTCCCGACCGGCCGCAAATGGGAACAGGTGCGCCGCCAGAAGGAGCCTGTCAAATATGTCGTCTGCAACGGCGACGAAGGCGATCCGGGCGCTTTTATGGACCGTTCGATCATGGAGGGCGACCCGCACAAGATGCTTGAGGGCATGATGATCGCGGGTTACGCGACCGGCGCACAGGAAGGCTACATCTACGTCCGCGCCGAATATCCGTTGGCGGTCAACCGCCTCAAAACCGCGATCCGAAAAGCCAAGGAACTCGGCCTGCTCGGGGAAAACATCCTGGGGTCCGGTTTCAGCTTCGAATTGCATATCAACCAGGGCGCGGGCGCGTTCGTCTGCGGCGAAGGAAGCGCGCTGACCGCTTCGATCGAGGGCAACCGCGGCATGCCGCGCGTCAAGCCCCCGCGCACAGTCGAACAGGGGCTTTTTGGAAAGCCAACCGTCCTTAACAATGTGGAAACCTTCGCCAACGTCCCGATGATTATCCTCAACGGGGCGGACTGGTTCAAATCGATCGGTCCCGAAAACAGCCCGGGCACCAAGGCGTTCGCCCTCACCGGCAATGTCAACAACACAGGGCTCATTGAGGTGCCGATGGGCACCACCCTGCGCGAGGTCATCTTTGATATCGGCGGCGGGGTCAAAAATGGCCGCGACTTCAAGGCGGTGCAGATCGGCGGGCCGTCCGGCGGCTGTCTCACGAAAGAACACCTCGACCTGCCGATGGATTTCGACTCGCTTAAAAAGGTCGGCGCGATGGTCGGCTCGGGCGGCCTGGTCGTCATGGATGACAAGACCTGCATGGTCGAGGTTTCCCGGTTCTTCATGAATTTCACCCAGAACGAATCCTGCGGCAAATGTGTCCCCTGCCGCGAGGGTACCAAGCGGATGCTGGAAATCCTCGAACGGATCGTTCACGGCAACGGCACGCCGGAGGATCTCGACCTGCTTGACGAGCTGGCCGAAACCATCTCCAAGACCGCACTGTGCGGGCTCGGAAAAACCGCGGCGTTCCCGGTGCAGTCTACGCTCAAATACTTCAAAGACGAGTATCTCGCCCATGTCGTCGACAAGCGCTGTCCCGCGGGCGACTGTCAGGCGCTGAAGGTCTATACGATCGATCCCGAAAAGTGCAAAGGCTGCAGCAAATGCGCGCGCGGCTGCCCGGTGAACGCGATTACCGGGAAGATCAAGGAACCGTTCGTCATCGATCGGAACAAATGCATCAAATGCGGCGCCTGCGTGGATACCTGCCCGTTTGGGGCGATTAAGGAGGCTTAA